One Halomonas sp. THAF5a genomic region harbors:
- a CDS encoding MerR family transcriptional regulator, translating to MKVSEIARQAGVTAETVRHYTREGLLRPERHPENGYQLFDQRELERLRFIQRARTLGFGVAEIRDILEHADHGDSPCPMVRDLLASRLPQIRAHIAELEALATRMEQALAAWEEMPDGTPDGHSLCRLIESFPEPLKTGVDAGEETP from the coding sequence ATGAAAGTCAGCGAGATCGCTCGCCAGGCCGGCGTCACCGCCGAGACCGTGCGCCACTACACCCGAGAGGGTCTGCTGAGACCCGAACGCCACCCCGAGAACGGCTACCAGCTGTTCGACCAGCGGGAGCTGGAGCGCCTGCGCTTCATTCAGCGCGCCCGCACCTTGGGGTTCGGCGTGGCGGAGATCCGCGACATCCTCGAGCATGCCGACCATGGCGACTCGCCCTGCCCGATGGTGCGCGACCTGCTGGCGAGCCGACTGCCCCAGATCCGCGCGCACATCGCCGAGCTGGAGGCACTGGCCACGCGCATGGAGCAGGCCCTGGCCGCCTGGGAGGAGATGCCCGACGGCACGCCGGACGGCCACAGCCTGTGTCGGCTGATCGAGAGTTTCCCCGAACCGCTCAAGACCGGCGTGGACGCCGGCGAGGAGACGCCATGA
- a CDS encoding MFS transporter: MSRLFATRPGDDGLPGPARRLAVLALILGTLMAVVDTTMVNIALPTIAADLAASPSRVVWVTNLFQVVCAAFLLVFAALSERVGRYRLYTAGVALFTLAALGSALSRNLETLLLFRGLQGLGAAATLSIGPSLYRSIFPSRLLGSALGLSALVVAGGYAAGPTIGGLVLSVANWPWLFALHVPLGLCAAGLAWRALPREAGRREAFDGRGALFAVVMMAGLFIGLDGVGHGVPGWQVLAWLGGSALGAGLFLRRQRRARHPLLPLSLFAEPRFSLAVCASGLAFVGQGLAFVALSFVYQQEMGFTPLQTAWMFTPWPLAIMVVGPLAGRFADRVNPSLLSSAGLVLLLLGLAALAGLDAEASFVDSLWRTALCGMGFGLFQPPNNREMMASVPRERSARASGVMSTTRTVGQSLGVALVGAFLAAGAPVQATLWAGAGACALSLLASLSRIGLAGRAQREARRA, translated from the coding sequence ATGAGTCGACTCTTCGCGACCCGTCCCGGCGACGACGGCCTGCCGGGCCCGGCACGGCGCCTGGCGGTGCTGGCCCTGATCCTCGGGACCCTGATGGCGGTGGTGGACACCACCATGGTCAACATCGCCCTGCCCACCATCGCCGCCGACCTCGCGGCCTCGCCTTCCCGGGTGGTGTGGGTCACCAACCTCTTCCAAGTGGTCTGCGCCGCCTTCCTGCTGGTCTTCGCCGCGCTCAGCGAACGGGTCGGGCGCTATCGTCTCTACACGGCCGGGGTGGCGCTCTTCACCCTGGCTGCGCTGGGCAGCGCGCTCTCCCGCAACCTTGAGACCCTGCTGCTGTTCCGCGGCCTGCAGGGGCTCGGCGCGGCGGCGACCCTCTCCATCGGGCCCTCGCTCTACCGCTCGATCTTCCCCTCGCGGCTGCTCGGCAGCGCCCTGGGGCTCTCCGCCCTGGTGGTGGCCGGCGGCTACGCGGCGGGGCCGACGATCGGCGGGCTGGTGCTCTCGGTGGCGAACTGGCCGTGGCTCTTCGCCCTGCACGTGCCGCTGGGGCTATGCGCCGCCGGCCTGGCCTGGCGGGCGCTGCCCCGGGAGGCGGGGCGCCGGGAGGCCTTCGACGGGCGCGGCGCGCTCTTCGCGGTGGTGATGATGGCCGGGCTTTTCATCGGCCTCGACGGCGTCGGCCACGGGGTTCCCGGCTGGCAGGTGCTCGCCTGGCTCGGCGGCAGCGCGCTCGGTGCCGGCCTTTTCCTACGCCGCCAGCGGCGCGCGCGCCACCCCCTGCTGCCGCTCTCGCTGTTCGCCGAGCCGCGCTTCTCGCTGGCCGTCTGCGCCTCGGGGCTGGCCTTCGTGGGGCAGGGGCTGGCCTTCGTGGCGCTCTCCTTCGTCTACCAGCAGGAGATGGGCTTCACGCCGCTGCAGACCGCCTGGATGTTCACTCCCTGGCCGCTGGCGATCATGGTGGTGGGGCCCCTGGCGGGCCGCTTCGCCGACCGGGTCAACCCGAGCCTGCTCTCCAGCGCCGGCCTGGTGCTGCTGCTGCTGGGCCTGGCCGCCCTGGCCGGGCTGGACGCCGAGGCGAGCTTCGTCGACAGCCTCTGGCGCACGGCGCTGTGCGGCATGGGATTCGGCCTCTTCCAGCCCCCCAACAACCGCGAGATGATGGCCAGCGTCCCCCGGGAGCGCAGCGCCCGGGCCTCCGGCGTGATGAGCACCACCCGCACCGTGGGCCAGTCCCTCGGGGTCGCCCTGGTCGGCGCCTTCCTGGCCGCCGGTGCCCCGGTGCAGGCGACGCTCTGGGCCGGGGCCGGGGCCTGCGCGCTGTCGCTTCTGGCGAGCCTCTCGCGGATCGGCCTGGCCGGGCGGGCCCAGCGCGAGGCGCGCCGGGCCTGA
- a CDS encoding BolA family transcriptional regulator has translation MSIQDTIEAKLKALEPDVVAVENESHRHNVPANSETHFKVTLVARRFEGLMPVKRHQQLYALLADELAGPVHALALHLYTPEEWAASGQSRPDSPDCRGGGTP, from the coding sequence ATGAGCATCCAGGACACCATCGAAGCCAAGCTCAAGGCCCTCGAGCCCGACGTCGTGGCGGTGGAGAACGAGAGCCACCGGCACAATGTGCCGGCGAATTCGGAGACCCACTTCAAGGTCACCCTGGTCGCGCGCCGCTTCGAGGGGTTGATGCCGGTCAAGCGTCACCAGCAGCTCTATGCGCTGCTCGCCGATGAGCTGGCCGGCCCCGTACACGCCCTGGCCCTGCACCTCTACACGCCCGAGGAGTGGGCGGCCAGCGGCCAGTCGCGCCCCGACTCTCCCGACTGCCGGGGCGGCGGCACCCCGTGA
- a CDS encoding OmpP1/FadL family transporter — MPRHMPHHVNRLTLAIAFASTALIASQAAATGFQVREQSAKSLANAFSNAAAGAEDVSFMAHNPAAIGNIDGNQVAGGVAYIDASFELQGAEATGLGGSNYDRGGSRQGGETATVPSFAAKTQLDERWDLGLAIYAPYGLSTKYDKDWIGRYHAVETELTTIDFQPTLNYRASERLNLAVGLRAQYADATLSNALDLASFGAKAAMERGDMATAQALGAQAGFADGFAEVTGDDWGYGYTLGVLYQATDRTRLGASYRSEIDLTLDGEVNYSSDNVTGQQVLAGAQAQGRLRDGGGTADLTTPANLNLGVYHQLTDRLALMANAEWTEWSSFDELVVEFEDGSAPSRTEENWDDTWAFSVGANYALNPQWLLRAGLGIDETPVPSAEFRTPRVPDADRRWASLGATYQPTENLGITAGYLRIFGDDVEMDQDATPTNENASRGNLSGTYEVEADVFALSVDYRF, encoded by the coding sequence ATGCCTCGCCATATGCCCCATCACGTCAATCGGCTCACCCTCGCCATCGCCTTCGCCTCCACGGCGCTGATCGCCAGTCAGGCCGCCGCCACCGGCTTCCAGGTGCGCGAGCAGAGCGCCAAGAGCCTCGCCAACGCCTTCTCGAACGCCGCCGCCGGCGCCGAGGATGTCAGCTTCATGGCCCATAACCCGGCCGCTATCGGCAACATCGACGGCAATCAGGTCGCCGGCGGGGTGGCCTATATCGATGCCTCCTTCGAGCTTCAGGGGGCAGAAGCAACAGGTCTAGGCGGTTCCAATTACGACCGAGGCGGCTCTCGTCAGGGCGGCGAGACGGCCACCGTGCCGAGCTTCGCCGCCAAGACGCAGCTCGATGAGCGCTGGGACCTGGGCCTGGCCATCTATGCGCCCTACGGCCTCTCCACCAAGTACGACAAGGACTGGATCGGCCGCTACCATGCCGTGGAGACCGAGCTCACCACCATCGACTTCCAGCCGACGCTTAACTATCGAGCTTCGGAGCGACTCAACCTGGCCGTGGGCCTGCGCGCGCAGTATGCGGATGCAACACTCTCGAATGCCTTAGACCTCGCCTCATTCGGGGCAAAAGCTGCAATGGAGCGGGGGGATATGGCGACCGCGCAGGCGTTGGGCGCTCAGGCTGGATTTGCCGATGGCTTCGCCGAGGTCACTGGCGACGACTGGGGCTATGGCTATACCCTTGGTGTCCTCTATCAGGCCACCGACAGGACGCGGCTGGGGGCCAGCTATCGCTCCGAGATCGATCTGACCCTCGATGGCGAGGTAAACTACAGTTCGGATAACGTCACAGGTCAGCAGGTACTGGCAGGAGCGCAGGCCCAGGGGCGTCTGCGCGATGGCGGTGGCACCGCCGACCTGACCACCCCGGCCAACCTGAATCTGGGCGTCTACCACCAGCTGACCGACCGGCTGGCGCTGATGGCCAACGCCGAGTGGACCGAGTGGAGCAGCTTCGACGAGCTGGTGGTCGAGTTCGAGGATGGTAGCGCCCCTAGCCGCACCGAGGAAAACTGGGACGACACCTGGGCCTTTTCGGTGGGCGCGAACTATGCCCTGAACCCGCAGTGGCTGCTGCGGGCCGGCCTGGGCATCGACGAGACGCCGGTGCCGAGCGCCGAGTTCCGAACCCCTCGGGTGCCGGACGCCGATCGCCGCTGGGCCTCCCTCGGCGCCACCTATCAGCCGACCGAGAACCTGGGCATCACCGCCGGTTATCTGCGCATCTTCGGCGACGACGTCGAGATGGATCAGGACGCCACCCCGACCAACGAGAACGCCAGCCGCGGCAACCTGTCCGGCACCTACGAGGTGGAGGCCGACGTCTTCGCCCTCTCGGTGGACTATCGCTTCTAA
- the lysS gene encoding lysine--tRNA ligase gives MAHPDSPQNDENRLIAERRAKLAARRELAADTGASAFPNDFRRDSLAAELDAELGDKDKAELEALGRPAAVAGRIMRKRGPFIVIQDPSGTIQLYVDKKGLPAEVLEDIKGWDIGDIVAARGPVHKSGKGDLYVMMVEARLLTKSLRPLPDKFHGLTDLEARYRQRYVDLIVNPDSRRVFEARAGVISAMRRFFEDRGFMEVETPMLQPIPGGATARPFVTHHNALDIDMYLRIAPELYLKRLVVGGFERVFEINRNFRNEGLSTRHNPEFTMIEFYQAHANHHDLMDLTEEMLRSVAQRVLGTTTVVNTVRNAEGEVLETFEYDFGQPLRRITVFDAILEFNPDIHAEALADEAAARQIAERLDIDVKDGWGLGKIQIEIFEKTVEHRLQQPTFITEYPTEVSPLARRKDSDPFVTERFEFFVGGREIANGFSELNDAEDQAERFAAQAAEKEAGDDEAMYFDADYVRALEFGLPPTAGEGIGIDRLVMLFTDSASIRDVLLFPAMRPEVD, from the coding sequence ATGGCCCACCCGGACTCCCCGCAGAACGACGAGAACCGCCTGATCGCCGAGCGCCGTGCCAAGCTGGCCGCGCGCCGCGAGCTGGCCGCCGACACCGGCGCGAGCGCCTTCCCCAACGACTTCCGCCGCGACAGCCTGGCGGCCGAGCTCGACGCCGAGCTCGGCGACAAGGACAAGGCCGAGCTGGAGGCCCTGGGGCGTCCGGCCGCCGTGGCCGGGCGCATCATGCGCAAGCGCGGACCCTTCATCGTGATCCAGGATCCCTCCGGCACGATCCAGCTCTACGTCGACAAGAAGGGGCTGCCGGCCGAGGTGCTCGAGGACATCAAGGGCTGGGACATCGGCGACATCGTGGCCGCCCGCGGGCCGGTGCACAAGTCGGGCAAGGGCGACCTCTACGTGATGATGGTCGAGGCCAGGCTGCTCACCAAGAGCCTGCGGCCGCTGCCCGACAAGTTCCACGGCCTGACCGATCTCGAGGCGCGCTATCGCCAGCGCTACGTCGACCTGATCGTGAACCCCGATTCGCGCCGGGTCTTCGAGGCCCGCGCCGGGGTGATCAGCGCCATGCGCCGCTTCTTCGAGGATCGAGGCTTCATGGAGGTCGAGACGCCGATGCTGCAGCCGATCCCCGGCGGCGCCACGGCCCGGCCCTTCGTCACCCACCACAATGCGCTGGACATCGACATGTACCTGCGCATCGCCCCGGAGCTCTACCTCAAGCGCCTGGTGGTGGGCGGCTTCGAGCGGGTCTTCGAGATCAACCGCAACTTCCGTAACGAGGGGCTCTCCACCCGGCATAACCCCGAGTTCACGATGATCGAGTTCTACCAGGCCCATGCCAATCATCATGACCTGATGGACCTCACCGAGGAGATGCTGCGCAGCGTGGCCCAGCGGGTGCTCGGCACCACCACGGTGGTCAACACCGTGCGCAACGCCGAGGGCGAGGTGCTGGAGACCTTCGAGTACGACTTCGGCCAGCCGCTGCGCCGCATCACCGTGTTCGACGCCATCCTCGAGTTCAACCCGGACATCCACGCCGAGGCCCTGGCCGACGAGGCGGCGGCCCGCCAGATCGCCGAGCGCCTGGACATCGACGTCAAGGACGGCTGGGGGCTGGGCAAGATCCAGATCGAGATCTTCGAGAAGACCGTCGAGCACCGCCTCCAGCAGCCGACCTTCATCACCGAGTACCCCACCGAGGTGAGCCCGCTGGCGCGCCGCAAGGACAGCGACCCCTTCGTCACCGAGCGCTTCGAGTTCTTCGTCGGCGGCCGCGAGATCGCCAACGGCTTCTCGGAGCTCAACGACGCCGAGGACCAGGCCGAGCGCTTCGCCGCCCAGGCCGCGGAGAAGGAGGCCGGCGACGACGAGGCGATGTACTTCGATGCCGACTACGTCCGCGCCCTGGAGTTCGGCCTGCCGCCGACCGCCGGGGAGGGCATCGGCATCGACCGGCTGGTGATGCTGTTCACCGACAGCGCCTCCATCCGCGATGTCCTGCTGTTCCCGGCCATGCGTCCCGAAGTCGACTGA
- a CDS encoding cell division protein ZapB, with the protein MSIELFNQLEQKVSSAVEALELMRMEAEELREENARLKQEREEWERRLASLLGKFDEVETTATS; encoded by the coding sequence ATGAGCATCGAACTCTTCAACCAGCTCGAACAGAAGGTCTCCAGCGCCGTCGAGGCCCTGGAGTTGATGAGGATGGAAGCCGAGGAGCTGCGCGAGGAAAACGCTCGCCTGAAGCAGGAGCGCGAGGAGTGGGAGCGCCGCCTCGCGAGCCTGCTGGGCAAGTTCGACGAGGTCGAGACGACCGCGACCAGCTGA
- the rimI gene encoding ribosomal protein S18-alanine N-acetyltransferase, with amino-acid sequence MPPAEATLRPLGSGDLAALTALEQAGQAHPWTPRQLAAALNDPETRVIGAAWNARLVGHAVVVRLPFEAELQAILVAGDQRRQGVAARLLDAVIEAAKGWDVERLLLEVRASNAPAIGLYRRAGFHEDGRRRGYYPPLAGREREDALLMSLSLG; translated from the coding sequence ATGCCCCCGGCTGAGGCGACGCTGCGCCCGCTGGGGAGCGGCGACCTGGCGGCGCTGACGGCCCTGGAGCAGGCGGGGCAGGCGCATCCCTGGACGCCGCGCCAGCTCGCGGCCGCGCTGAATGATCCCGAGACGCGGGTCATCGGCGCCGCGTGGAACGCGCGCCTGGTGGGGCATGCGGTGGTGGTGCGCCTGCCCTTCGAGGCGGAGCTGCAGGCCATCCTGGTGGCCGGCGACCAGCGCCGCCAGGGGGTGGCGGCCCGGCTGCTCGATGCGGTGATCGAGGCGGCGAAGGGGTGGGACGTCGAGCGCCTGCTGCTGGAGGTGCGGGCGAGCAATGCGCCGGCCATCGGCCTCTATCGGCGCGCCGGCTTCCACGAGGACGGCCGGCGCCGCGGCTACTATCCGCCCCTCGCCGGCCGTGAGCGCGAGGACGCGCTGCTGATGTCGCTTTCGCTGGGCTGA
- the rsmD gene encoding 16S rRNA (guanine(966)-N(2))-methyltransferase RsmD gives MTRRTSSSRKPRRPGSAKGPGHRGTDRRTPGRLRLIGGDFRRRQLPVLDHPGLRPTPDRVRETLFNWLTAAVPGARVLDLFAGTGALGLEALSRGAREAVFVEADARVARQLADNLVTLEASERATLRTTEAQAFLAGPAAPFSLVFLDPPFHRGLAAECCAALEAGGWLDEAAWIYLETESSLTPDVPAAWQPHREVRAGDSTGRLYRRRPDDGQSPDGDGC, from the coding sequence ATGACACGTCGCACTTCCTCCTCCCGCAAGCCCCGTCGCCCGGGCTCGGCCAAGGGCCCCGGCCACCGAGGCACCGACCGCCGAACCCCCGGACGGCTGCGCCTGATCGGCGGCGATTTTCGCCGCCGCCAGCTTCCGGTGCTCGACCACCCCGGGCTACGCCCTACCCCCGACCGGGTGCGCGAGACGCTCTTCAACTGGCTGACCGCCGCCGTGCCCGGAGCCCGGGTGCTCGACCTCTTCGCCGGCACCGGCGCGCTCGGCCTCGAGGCCCTGTCGCGGGGTGCCCGGGAGGCGGTGTTCGTCGAGGCCGACGCCAGGGTGGCGCGCCAGCTGGCCGACAACCTCGTGACCCTCGAGGCCAGCGAGCGCGCCACCCTGCGCACCACCGAGGCCCAGGCCTTCCTGGCCGGCCCCGCCGCCCCCTTCTCGCTGGTCTTTCTCGACCCGCCCTTCCACCGCGGCCTCGCCGCCGAGTGCTGCGCGGCGCTGGAGGCCGGCGGCTGGCTCGACGAGGCGGCCTGGATCTACCTCGAGACCGAGTCCTCGCTGACGCCGGACGTGCCGGCCGCCTGGCAGCCGCATCGGGAGGTGCGCGCCGGCGACAGCACCGGACGGCTCTATCGGCGACGGCCGGACGACGGCCAGTCGCCCGACGGCGACGGTTGCTGA
- the prfB gene encoding peptide chain release factor 2 (programmed frameshift): MLETNAIHHLIKDLSERTDVLRGYLDYAEKKDRLEEVTRELEDPNVWNDPDYAQKLGKERSTLENIVATIDELEQGLGDSQDLLELAEMEEDEGTVAEVQKELDGLQASLEKLEFRRMFSGEMDENNAYLDIQAGSGGTEAQDWANILLRMYLRWAEHHGFKAEIIEVSAGDVAGIKSASVHVQGEYAFGWLRTETGVHRLVRKSPFDSGGRRHTSFASVFLSPEVDDSFEVEINPSDLRVDTYRSSGAGGQHVNTTDSAVRITHEPTGIVVACQSQRSQHANRDFAMKQLKAKLWEHEMQKRNAAKQEAEDSKADIGWGSQIRSYVLDDQRIKDLRTGVQSSSCDKVLDGDLDQFIEASLKQGL; this comes from the exons ATGCTGGAAACCAATGCCATCCACCACCTCATCAAGGACCTGTCTGAGCGGACAGACGTCCTGAGGGGGTATCTT GACTATGCCGAAAAGAAGGATCGGCTAGAGGAAGTCACCCGCGAGCTCGAGGACCCCAACGTCTGGAACGATCCGGACTACGCCCAGAAGCTCGGCAAGGAGCGCTCCACCCTGGAGAACATCGTCGCCACCATCGACGAGCTCGAGCAGGGTCTCGGCGATAGCCAGGACCTCCTGGAGCTCGCCGAGATGGAGGAGGACGAGGGCACCGTCGCCGAGGTCCAGAAGGAGCTCGACGGCCTGCAGGCGAGCCTCGAGAAGCTCGAGTTCCGGCGCATGTTCTCCGGCGAGATGGACGAGAACAACGCCTACCTCGATATCCAGGCCGGCTCCGGCGGCACCGAGGCCCAGGACTGGGCCAACATCCTGCTGCGCATGTACCTGCGCTGGGCCGAGCATCACGGCTTCAAGGCGGAGATCATCGAGGTCTCGGCCGGCGACGTGGCGGGCATCAAGTCGGCCTCGGTGCACGTCCAGGGCGAGTACGCCTTCGGCTGGCTGCGCACCGAGACCGGGGTGCACCGCCTGGTGCGCAAGAGTCCCTTCGACTCCGGCGGTCGCCGCCACACCTCCTTCGCCTCGGTGTTCCTCTCGCCGGAGGTGGACGACAGCTTCGAGGTCGAGATCAATCCCTCGGACCTGCGCGTCGACACCTACCGCTCCAGCGGCGCCGGCGGTCAGCACGTCAACACCACCGACTCGGCCGTGCGCATCACCCACGAGCCCACCGGCATCGTGGTGGCCTGCCAGAGCCAGCGCAGCCAGCACGCCAACCGCGACTTCGCCATGAAGCAGCTCAAGGCGAAGCTGTGGGAACACGAGATGCAGAAGCGCAACGCCGCCAAGCAGGAGGCCGAGGACTCCAAGGCCGACATCGGCTGGGGCAGCCAGATCCGCTCCTACGTGCTGGACGACCAGCGCATCAAGGACCTGCGCACCGGCGTGCAGTCGAGCAGCTGCGACAAGGTGCTGGACGGCGACCTGGATCAGTTCATCGAAGCCAGCCTGAAACAGGGGCTCTGA